A window of Bdellovibrionota bacterium genomic DNA:
GGTGACTTGGGTGCCGGGGATACGATTCAACAATTCGCTTTCCAACAAATTCCTAAGCCGTTCCACGCGGCGGTTTTCCTCCACCCCATGATCTCGAAGGGCCCGGCACGCTGCACCGAGCGATAGAATGCCGAGGACGTTCTCCGTGCCTGTGCGCCTCCCTTTTTCTTGATGGCCTCCGGACCAGATCGGTTCCAAAGGGCTCCCTTTTCGAACATAAAGCGCGCCAATACCCGAAAGGGCACCGAGTTTATGGCCGGATAACGACAAATAATCGACTCCCAATTCGGCAACGTCGATCGGAAGTTTCCCCACACTCTGAACGGCGTCGGTGTGAAAAGCCGCGGAGGCCGCTTTGGCCTGTTGAATCATCGTGGGAAGCGGATGCACGACTCCCGTTTCATTGTTCGCATGTTGGATGGAAACGAACTTCACGGGAGAGGCCGTATACGCCTCGAAGTCGCTTTTTCGCAGTCCTCCGGTGCGCTCTGCGCCGACATAGGAGACCCGGGCACCCCGATCGTCCGCTTTTTGCGCGGCAGCCAACACGCAGGGGTGCTCCATGTTCGACGTGACGAGGGTCTCACCCGCTTGCGAAAAGACTTGCCACGCCAAAGCATTGGATTCCGTTCCTCCGGACGTAAAAAGAATTTCCGACGGTCGTGCTCCGATCCGTCGTGCGACCTCTTCACGCGCTTCATCCACAGCCTTTCTCGCCCGCCTTCCGGAGGTATGCACGCTGGAGGGATTGGACAACGAGTGAGTGCTGAATTGCGAAAGGACTTCTCGAACTTCGGGTCGAAGGGGGCTGGTGGCGTTATGATCCAGATAAATTCGAGCGTTACGCATGGGCCGGGGGCGGAGATGACCAGACGGGGGAGAGTTCGTCAACCAGCTCAAGTCGCACTTTCCTATGCGTGGAAACAGAAGTTTACACTTGGGCAAAAAAGTGGTTCCGCTCAGGACCTGGTTCGTCCCCCCTAG
This region includes:
- a CDS encoding cysteine desulfurase family protein, with product MRNARIYLDHNATSPLRPEVREVLSQFSTHSLSNPSSVHTSGRRARKAVDEAREEVARRIGARPSEILFTSGGTESNALAWQVFSQAGETLVTSNMEHPCVLAAAQKADDRGARVSYVGAERTGGLRKSDFEAYTASPVKFVSIQHANNETGVVHPLPTMIQQAKAASAAFHTDAVQSVGKLPIDVAELGVDYLSLSGHKLGALSGIGALYVRKGSPLEPIWSGGHQEKGRRTGTENVLGILSLGAACRALRDHGVEENRRVERLRNLLESELLNRIPGTQVTGRAETRLPNTTHLMFENVDGESLLIAADLEGIDGSTGAACASGSLEPSHVLLAMGFSPTQAHGSLRLSLGWSTTQADIDRVVELLPKLVAQVREVRQNIRPRLAL